A single genomic interval of Arachis duranensis cultivar V14167 chromosome 7, aradu.V14167.gnm2.J7QH, whole genome shotgun sequence harbors:
- the LOC110273612 gene encoding uncharacterized protein LOC110273612 — MKKFANWIIDVGNENISSAVGDESEVEILDDLLIITNNEPLSHLSRTILAPTLKSVEKVNDFILTIFLGIEKEYLNSNITFKADENEDVQQKWFTPEFLNDIKCSELPNHKLTLKLEVAVMLLRNIDQILGLCNGARLIVTNLATT, encoded by the exons ATGAAGAAATTTGCTAATTGGATAATTGATGTTGGAAATGAAAATATTAGTTCTGCTGTTGGTGATGAGTCAGAAGTTGAAATTCTAGATGATCTGCTGATTATAACTAATAATGAGCCTCTCTCTCATTTG AGTAGGACAATTCTTGCACCTACGCTTAAAAGTGTCGAGAAGGTAAACGATTTTATCTTGACAATCTTCTTAGGAATAGAAAAAGAGTATCTAAATTCTAACATAACATTTAAAGCTGATGAAAATGAAGATGTACAACAAAAGTGGTTCACACCAGAGTTCTTAAATGATATCAAATGTTCCGAACTACCTAACCACAAGTTGACTTTGAAGTTAGAAGTCGCTGTAATGCTACTGCGAAACATAGACCAGATTTTAGGTTTATGCAACGGGGCAAGGTTAATAGTAACAAACTTGGCAACAACGTAA